The Quercus lobata isolate SW786 chromosome 9, ValleyOak3.0 Primary Assembly, whole genome shotgun sequence region TCTCTTAAGAATAGAGCATCTGATAGCTTGCAGCACACCACCAGTGAAACAAGTAACCTACTCAGTGTTAATTCTAGTCATGATTCATTCTCTGAAAATGCTGATAGTAAGGCAACCTTAAGGTCGTCTGTTGTATCTAATGCTTTAGAAGATGTTGAGATGCTTCCAAATTTGACTTCTGGAGGTACTATTGCAGAGGATCAACTTTCTTCCAAACCACAGTTTGTTTTGGATCAGAGAGTCTCTTCAAATATGTATGAGGAAACTAAAGCAGTAGAAGGCCATGATGATAACATTTCATCTGTTAGTAGAGCCAACGATGCAAATGAAGCAGTCTGTAACCATAACAGGAATATAAACAATAGTACTGCTTCAATTAGTAGTTTAGGTCCAGAAGGATCTGGGAAGGCAACATATTTGAACAAGTCGGGCTCATCAGAGATTCCTCCTTCCAAAGATTTGGATGTTGGTAGTAGCCCACCAAAGGTGCGAAGAGGTAGACCTGTGGGTGGCATTTCTGAGGTTTCAATGAAAAAGTATCCAAAGTCAGAAGCAGAGACTGAAAAGGATAGTGGTGACCCACCAGATGAAGCTATGAAATCTTCAGACCAAGATGAGCATGATGATAAGTCCAATGAGATGGTTGAGTTAACTGACATGCAGGAACCTCCTCTGCAATCAGTTTCTGGGGATGAGAGTGATGAATCAGACATTGTGGAGCAAGATGTGAGTAATgattcctccccccccccccccccttcttttctttttttcttaatcctAACATATGCATAACTGGTCATCTCTGatatttttagtttatgttCTTTCGATTTGTCTGCAGTCTTTTCTTTGATGAATCCTGGGTGAGTAATGAGTTTTAGACTGGAACGCCAGATCAGTATCATGATATATGTGTGTTTCATTGATAACATATTGTTTAGCAAGAATATGGTTCATTTTTGgagattattattaaaaaaaaaagttaattttgggagaaaagaaggaaaatgggCTTTGAAGAGATTTTTGGAATTTAAAGGTGATCTAGGAAGAAGCTTTTTAATGTGTTCTGTTGAAAGATCTATGAGAACATACATCTTGGTCATGCATAGAAGAGAGTAACTAATGCACCAATGGGGAAGAATGAGTTGATACAAGTTGAGGGAATGAAAAAAGATAGATGAAGACCTAAAATAGCATTAgtagaaatagtaaaaaatgaaatgtcaaTTAAGAAGGTAATAGAGAGTATGACTTTGGATAGAATAAAACGGCGGAAAAGAATACACGTGGTTGACCTTGATTAGTCTATTGAGGATCTATAGCCgccaaccccaaaattttggggccaAAACTTGGTGGCTGTATATTTGTGGTTCCATCATCTCCTTTGGTCTTTAtctctgaatttttttgatatattgtagtttatccttttttttttttggtttggtgtGTGAGAATACAATGCAGTGGGCTTTGGTTGAGTTCATGAGGGAAACACCATTTATATGGAAATGTACATCCTAGCCAATGAGCTCTAACTGAAAGTTCACTTCCTCTTTTTATAATAATGAAATGAGGATGAGGGTGTGGTTTCAAGACTCATTAGGTGTACAtgtaatttaccaataaaaaaaggaaacgGGCATCCTAATTACGAAAATGAGTTGAAATAGAAATGGGAGTCATTTACATCATTCTGAAGAAAGGAAGGTATGTTCCTGGAGTTATGTTTACGTCCTGTACTTGGATCCCTAGATGGGTCTATTTCGTTCACATTTGTTTTTCAAGGGAAGTATGGCCTTGCATTATTTCTGATTTCTTGTTCTTCTAATTGCCTTTTTCTGtagtaatgttttttttttcctctcataaTGAAGATCCCCTCCTCCCTTTTTGATTTCTTCtcttattattatcaaaatCTGTCTTATATGGATAATTAACCTATGCTGATTTCTTCTTTGATTGGAAACAGGTAAAAGTATGTGATATTTGTGGAGATGCAGGTCGGGAGGATTTGCTTGCTATATGTAGTAGGTGCAGTGATGGTGCAGAACACACGTAAGCATAAACAACCTTTCAACTGTATTAGTTGGTTGGCAGGTTTTGTTGGTTCTCTATGCTGTGTTGATCTTTAAGTTTGTGTTCAAGATGGTTCTTAACATTGTTGTTGCTATCAATCAGCTATTGCATGCGAGAAATGCTCCAAAAAGTCCCTGAAGGTGATTGGCTGTGTGAAGAATGCAAATTTGCTGAGGAATCCGAAAACCAGAAGCAAGGTAAGCTTGAATCTGGATACAGGCACTGTACATGTTCTCTTTGTGAACTTTACTCATATCATTGTGAAATGGAATTTGAAGGTTCAGaagttgaggaaaaaaaaatggacaaacTTGGTTCATGTACGCTTGTTTCTGGCAAGCGGTGTGCGGAAAATATAGAAGTGGCTCCAGCAAAAAGGCAGGCGCTTGAAACAGGTATTGGATCACCAAAGCCATCAAGCCCCAGCAGAATAGTTACTGGATCACCAAAGCCATTGAGTCCCAGCAGAATAGTTTCAGGATCACCAAAGCCATCAAGCCCCAGCAGAATAGTTACTGGATCACCAAAGCCATTGAGTCCCAGCAGAATAGTTTCAGGATCACCAAAGCCATCAAGTCCTAGCAAAATAGTTTCATTACCTCGGGATTCTTCATTCAAGAGCATAGAAAAAGGGAAACTGAAGTCAGCTCATCAAACATCTTTTGGCAATCATTCTGGTACTGATATTCCGGAAACTGCACGTTTTCCTGCCACCGGTCCACGGCCTCAAAAAGTAAAGGGTAAACAAATAGCTTATGTGATCTTCTTGTTTCTCTggtgttgttatttttttaatctctctctctctacttgtCTGAAGCTGAGGGTTGCCCATTGTAATGCCCATCTTGACTTCTTGGGTTTAGTGTTTACTATTTTAAGCACCAGTTGATTGTTTTTCCACATACAGGTCCTTTGGTAAAGTCCAATTCATTCAACACCCTAAGTTCCAAACCAAAAGTTAAACTTGGAGATGAAGTCATTCCCCCAAAGCAGAAGGGCGCTAGAGACTATAATTCCCTTGATATGAAGGAGGGGCCAGCCAGAATGATGGGTAAATCTATGTCGTTTAGATCTGCAAATTCAGGACGTATGAATGCTACTGAATCAAAGGTTAAAATGCTTTCATCTAAATCTACCCATGTACAAGATGTAAAAGGATTGAAACAAGCAAAAGAACGTGGTACATTTGAAAGAAAACATTTATCTAAACTGGATCGCCCTCTGGTCAGTTCAACAACTAGTTCTACTGTTTCGACACCTAAGCTTGACCAAAAGCTCACATCTCGTGGTGAAACCAGTTTGCCTTCATATATTAGCAACAACCGAGATTCGAAGGTTGTTCAGTCTGATGGAAAATTAAGTTTGTCAAAAGTAACAAGCAGTCTAGGTCGTAAAGGTGTAGAAATTCCAGTTACTTCAGGTGTGGTCTTGTCTTCTTTAAGGAGTGACTCTGCTAACTctatatttgtttcttttatgcTCCCTGTTCTgctgcattttatttttatttttttgtttttggtgttattttcttcttctttgtggATCAAGTTAAGTTAAGATATTAACTTTGTGTTTGGGTAATGCAGGTGGGGCTTCATCTACTAGTGGAATATGTGGTTCTGCTGCTGAACAAAAGTTGAATCTGCTTAGCCCTAAGGATGAACCCTTGTCCACTTATCCTTTGAACACTGAGAGACCATCCAATAGTGCTGATGTTTCTGGGCAAGATGGGTTGCCTCGGTCTCAGGAAACAGCAAATCAGTATGAGAAAACAAGGGAGAGTTCCACTATTCGCTCAAGGCCTACTGCAATAAGTGCCTCAAAAAGTGTTTTCTGTCAAAAATGTAAAGATAGTGGGCATGCTACAGAGTTTTGCACAATTGGTACTCCGCAGGCTTCTGGTATTGATGTATCTGCCGTAAGAAGTTCTAGAGAGGAATCGCATGAAGGTAACAAGTTGAAAGCTGCAATTCAGGCTGCTTGGCTTAGAAGACCTGAAATTAACAGgaagaaaaaagtttttgatcAACCAGATGAGTTGTCCACATCAAGCACAGACATGAATAATGAACTAGCTTCCCAGGATCAGTTTTTGGTTTCAAATAAGCCAAAGAATATTATGTCTACTGAAGGAAGTCATGAAAGGCAAGCTGTTCTTGGGAGTTCTACCTCAGACTCTTGTAAAGATAGTGGGCATGCTACCGAGTTTTGCACAATTGGTACTCCACAGGCTTCTGGTATTGATGTATCTGCCGTAAGAAGTTCTAGAGAGGAATCGCATGAAGGTAACAAGTTGAAAGCTGCAATTCAGGCTGCTTTGCTTAGAAGACCTGAAATTAACAGgaagaaaaaagtttttgatcAACCAGATGAGTTGTCCACGTCAAGCACAGACATGAATAATGAACTAGCTTCCCAGGATCAGTTTTTGGTTTCAAATAAGCCAAAGAATATTATGTCTACTGAAGGAAGTCATGAAAGGCAAGCTGTTCTTGGGAGTTCTACCTCAGACTCTTGTAAAGATAGTGGGCATGCTACAGAGTTTTGCACAATTGGTACTCCACAGGCTTCTGGTATTGATGTATCTGCCGTAAGAAGTTCTAGAGAGGAATCGCATGAAGGTAACAAGTTGAAAGCTGCAATTCAGGCTGCTTTGCTTAGAAGACCTGAAATTAACAGgaagaaaaaagtttttgatcAACCAGATGAGTTGTCCACGTCAAGCACAGACATGAATAATGAGCTAGCTTCCCAGGATCAGTTTTTGGTTTCAAATAAGCCAAAGAATATTATGTCTACTGAAGGAAGTCATGAAAGGCAAGCTGTTCTTGGGAGTTCTACCTCAGACTCTTGCAAACATGCTGTTGTCAATAATTCAAAGCAGTCTACTTTGCCCCCCACTGGTGTTTTTTCTTCCAAAGTGGAGGACTCGGATTCCGCAATTATTTCTATTGGAAAGCATGCAAGAGAGTTGCCCAGTCATACATCCACAGCAATGTCTTCACTTTTGAAAACATCAGCCATTCCCGAATATGAATACATCTGGCAGTAAGATTCATTTACATTTCCATAAATTATTTCTGTCTGTTGGAGAGAGAACATTTCCTACACTCAAAACAggcttttcattttctttgtcgTTCATCATATATTGCATTTTGAAAACAGTCTGCTAGATAAGACTTTGTGATTGCAGGGGGGGTTTTGAGGTGCATAAAGGTGGAAAACTTCTGGACTTATGTGGTGGAATTCAAGCCCATCTATCAACTTGTGCATCACCTAAAGTTCTTGAAGTGGTGAACAAGTTTCCCCACAAAGTTCCCCTGCATGAAGTACCTCGCATGAGCACATGGCCATCCCAGTTTATTGAAAATGGCGCTAAAGAAGATAATATTGCTCTATACTTCTTTGCCAAAGATGTTGAGAGGTAAGTAGTTGCATATATACCTTTCTtacaattgaaaattgtttttcttggtgtatatatttgtttgtttcttattttgatacaatatatttttcatgctgtTTGTGATACAGTTATGAGAGAAACTACAAGAGCCTGTTGGATAGTATGATCAAACATGATTTAGCCCTTAAAGGAAATCTTGATGGTGTTGAACTTCTGATATTCCCATCCAACCAGCTTCCTGAGAAGTCCCAGCGTAAGGATTAACTGGAAATGTTATCTTAGGGGCATAGCATgttgtaacaattttttttataggctTTTGTGGTATGATACTTGATGTTTACACTAAGTTGAGGCTCAAGAATTGGGATGCTGATATTGCAATGCCTGCACCATGGGGCATGCTAACAAATATGGCTCCTGAACAATAGGAATTATATTAGTGGTGgctccaaaaatattttaatattttttaggggggtcatttagaaaattaaattaaacaaaatttaataaaaagaaaacttaaatatatttagttatcaaccaaaaaaaaaaaaaaaaaagagtcgcaaatacataaaatgttacaatatccttctatgagttttcatattttgaaatcatcaCATGATAATTCATTATCAATCGTTATTATCTATTGTCATggccattttattttattgagtttgtataacatttttatttttatgcaattgtcACTATctatttgtcattgtttttataaaaatattttaaactagaTGGCAAAACTCATCTCACTTGCATTGTACGAATTATTGACTAACACAACCACACACATCCATACATCAATAATACACTAAGTGTCTACTTAACTAATCAAATGCTTgaatctctcttctctatttaaCTATCTTGATATCTCTAATTCTAAGAGTAAAGAGTGAGTGTTTGTTAGTTATGCGTATATGTATGATAtgtgcattattattatttttttgttacaaagtaatttgtgtgaattgtgatgCGTATGTGTATGATATATGCATGTATAgtgtaaatataatataacttaatataatttaatatttaggAAATATAGAGGGTTTGATACATGtatgtgtattgttatcatgttataataattttttattataaagttagtgatttgaaatatagatatagataagaGATATGGGGGGATATGcctatattcatatttttttttgtgtggaaatattggttttttatttttaattgcttTATAATTTAGCATCCTAATTTATATATTGAGAAAGACAGCAATATGCACACCAAAAGGTTTCTCATCAACCTTAAGCTTATAGGGATGACTTGCAAAAAGGAAAGTGGTAGGAGAAAATTACAATGTGAAAGATAGACCCTGACATAggatttaatataaaaagatCATTTACTAGAAATTTGAGatagaaaaaatagaagaatgGGAAGAGGAGGAAAAAGAGGAATCTAGATGAAGCGCTTCAGTATATGAAAGATTGTACACATTCAATGACTAGGGCAGTACTTTCCTTTGGGGTTTGCCCCCTCCCCCTATATTAATGCaacattattatttataaaaaaaagtgtatgaaaGCGCTCAAATATGAAATTCtctcattgtattgggctaataaatttataattatttgctGCTGGGTGCTCCTGATTCTACTAGGACTTGGACTCTTAAATTAGAAACTGtagaatttataatttttgactgcttataaaaaaaaaatttataatttttgactGGTAAGACTAAGCTAAAGgccaaaaagagaaataagTCCATGTTGTTGGATAATGAAACCCGTCCCTGTGATGATGTATGCTTACAAGTAAACTTATCAATCTAAGCTTATTTTTTCTTGAGCCTCTTGTTGTTTGCACGTAgcattcttatatatatatatatatatttttttttttttttttcacttgtgaGTTTATCTTTTGTTCTATACTTATGGAAGGTAATGTATGTGTAATCTACTCTAACAAAAGGTTGTACACTTGTTTTCTGACATTTTAGGCGTGTCTTAGATGTGTGAAGATGTATCCAATATGGTTATGGCGTCTTTCACTCAATGAGCctttctctaatttttatatGCACACTTTGTAAAGTTGCCAAGTATCTACTTAAAAAGCCTTATTTGACCAATTTGGTTTTGTCTACATTGTCCTTGTTTGCTTTTGGTGTCTGTGTAAGCTGTAGGCCATTATTCACAGCTGACTCGTGtcctttgcattttttttttaatattggtGCTTTAAACTCAACCATATTACTTACTCTTTGTTTCTGCAGCCATTGGTCTTGGTTGCTCACAATTTTAACCAGTTTTATGTATGGCTAAGAGGCTTATACCACAGATTTGGGCTTTGATGGTTTAtcgtttaaatattttttaggttttcctACCCTCTGTTCATCCAACTGATAATCATATGTAAGTGGAGCCTGCATATacactttgtttgtttttacatTAATGTATTTTAAAGAATGAGTCATTttccaaaagtttttttttttggaaaactcacattttcctatgtttggcAATAACTTTAAAATGAGATAGAGTTGCTTTTAGTAGTTTCcattgaaaatttggaaaactaTCTTCACAAGAGGTTTTCCATATAAACAAATGGAGTGTTAATGTTTACTAAGATGTGGTtgtgactttttgtttttgaagtttTAGACTTTTTCTTGGATGTTGGAGGGCCTCAAACACTGAGAAGTTTATGGTTGTGTACTGTTTGTCACATTCAAGCTGATTTATGGAAGTATGAATGAAATGCCATGCTAGGAAAGAGGATTTACTGTTACAATGTTATTTTGGTTTGAGCTTCAATAACTGTGATTCTGTGATGCACTTTTCCAAACAAACATTCTGTAAATATGCTGTTCTTCATTCTGTTTGAATTGAATTTCAATCAAGTTAAATATGTGCAATGCTTTAGCTTTATTACATTGGGGTCTATGGTGTGCctctttcctctctttttgtAACTGTGCTTCTCACTGTGCATTCATACATTGTTGCTTTCATTCTACGTACAATTGCACGTGCTGAAAATTGTTCTTTCATTGCCAGGTTGGAATATGTTGTTTTTTCTATGGGGTGTGTTCAGGGGAAAGAGGGTAAGTTGTATTGATTCATCAAAGAAGTTAAATATTCCCAGTTTGAATGTCTTGCCGCCGGACAAAGATATTCCCTCTGCTGTCATGACCTTGTCCGAGAATCTACGAGCACCAAAGCGTATTGATGAAGAATCAGCTGCATGTATCAGATCTGGCAACATGGTCCTAACATCCAATGTCCCTGATCAGATGCGTGTCACAGTATGTAGGGATAGTGATAACAACCTAACTTCTTTTGAACATACATGTTTGGGATACCAAGAAAGTTTGGAGCAGCAAGATGGGAGACGTGACTACAAATCCATTTCAAAGATAGGAACAAGCGGTGCACAATTGAGCCAAGAAATGAGACACAGCAGCCTTTCCTTGGTATGCTAACTTCCTACCACATTTATAGGGATATGAACTTCATATTCTCACGCATCCAAAAGAGATTAAGTATCTGTACGTTTgcgtttctttcctttttttttttttttcccagccgCATGTTTTGACTTTTCAGCAGTAAACAGTGcacccgtgcactgttcatgggtctcacaaacttcatttttcagcaactttttcattaaaaatgagtcccatggcactatttatatatttaaaaattattttgctacagtgttttcagtttcaattttcagtttcagcaaaataagttttatccaaaTGGACCTTAACTCTTTctatctatttctctctctcagagaCACAAACACACATGTTCACACAGATAGAGAGCCACCAACATACACTTTGTTGTTCCTCTAAGTGATATTACCTTTTGAAGCTCAGCAAATTTGTctagtgtttttattttgtgaagaGTAAATGGTTTGtgaaaaattctaatttttttagccttgaattcaaattttttgtgtttttctgcAGTTGGTAGTTTTCTATACTAAAGTTGCATGCACCTTCTTGTCGAAAGTTAAGGCTCTAAGAATTTAAGCAATACCTATGTTTTTGGAAACAAATGACTGAAGAAAACAACCCATGTTATGCGGACACGCCTAGTATAATATTTTCTCTTAGGAAAGAGATCTTGGAATTTCTTGTGTTCcttgtttaaaatttgtagctaataaatgttaatttttatcttaatttCAACAGTGAGATCTCCACTTAGTCATCCTCACCTGCCTTTATGATGCATgttaattttctctctttatgcagaAAGAACTGAGTCTTCCGGAGAGACTGGACGCAGAACTTAAAACGCCTCTTCAAGTGACTGGAAAGAGTGGCTCCAACAATGGTGGCAAGGCACAAATGCATTGGGATACTTCTTCCGACAGGGATGATAGGTCGTCTTTGAAAATTCTTCCTGTTGACAATAGAGAGATAGGTATCTTGGGGAGTGTTTTTGAGGATAAAATCCAGGATAGAATGAATGGAGTTCGGGATCAAGTTAAACTTCAGAGGGATTTCAAGGAAGGAGATGGGTTTATGGACAGAGAGATGGCTTTGGAGAAAGACGTAACCAATCACAGGAAACGTCCCTACTTGGATCTTTCAGAGAAAGCTCCCCAAACTTCTATTGGCACAAGTCAGAAAATACCTTGGAATGAGGTGAGTAACATTTTCATAGATGGAGAAAGTACTGGTAAGAGGCTAAAGACAGGTTTCAGTATAACATGTGGACATAGTGGTGGTTCTAGAGGTAGTAATTCTAGGAACGATAATTTCGCATCTCAAGTAGTTGATCCGGGTTCTTGTTCCTCTGTTGAGGAGAAGACATGTGATGAAGCTTGCGATGAGAAAGTTATTCCGGAGGACACAGGAAATTCTGAGAGGTACTTCTTTCCTCTAGGTTCACATAGAGCAAAGGATTTTGGAATAGGAGACAACACCATGCCATGGAAAAAGCATCCATTAGATGAAGACAATAAAATACATGACGTGTTTCCAAATCTTGAGCTCGCATTAGGGGCTGAGACAAAACCCGCAAACAAGGGAATGCTGCCTTTCTTAGGTGGGACAGTAGGCAAGAAAAATAACCAAGAAAAGGCGCCAGATAAGGTGATAGAGGTGGAGGATGACGGAGACTCTACATCCCTTTCCCTGTCTCTGTCATTCCCATTCCCAGACAAGGAGCAGACTGTAAAACCTGTTTCAAAAACAGAGCAGCTTCTTTCTGATAGACCCAATTTGAATACCCCACTGCTTCTCTTTGGCAGTGGCTTTGGGGACAAATAGAATTGCAGTTATGTTTCCGTTATGTAAATTAGCgtggcccccccccccccccccccccccacttgGTTGTGATGAATTTGTACCGGATCGTTACACTGATATATCCCGTGGGGATCATAG contains the following coding sequences:
- the LOC115960134 gene encoding uncharacterized protein LOC115960134 isoform X7; this encodes MAGRRERTVGELCNATESIGKPEITPVLRGIYRMQGPVDEKDHDNMYMVSSEAETKFGNWSMSKKVHMRGESGTCNVCSAPCSSCMHLNRSLMGSKTEEFSDESCRVNVASQYSVNESGTLYSLKNRASDSLQHTTSETSNLLSVNSSHDSFSENADSKATLRSSVVSNALEDVEMLPNLTSGGTIAEDQLSSKPQFVLDQRVSSNMYEETKAVEGHDDNISSVSRANDANEAVCNHNRNINNSTASISSLGPEGSGKATYLNKSGSSEIPPSKDLDVGSSPPKVRRGRPVGGISEVSMKKYPKSEAETEKDSGDPPDEAMKSSDQDEHDDKSNEMVELTDMQEPPLQSVSGDESDESDIVEQDVKVCDICGDAGREDLLAICSRCSDGAEHTYCMREMLQKVPEGDWLCEECKFAEESENQKQGSEVEEKKMDKLGSCTLVSGKRCAENIEVAPAKRQALETGIGSPKPSSPSRIVTGSPKPLSPSRIVSGSPKPSSPSRIVTGSPKPLSPSRIVSGSPKPSSPSKIVSLPRDSSFKSIEKGKLKSAHQTSFGNHSGTDIPETARFPATGPRPQKVKGPLVKSNSFNTLSSKPKVKLGDEVIPPKQKGARDYNSLDMKEGPARMMGKSMSFRSANSGRMNATESKVKMLSSKSTHVQDVKGLKQAKERGTFERKHLSKLDRPLVSSTTSSTVSTPKLDQKLTSRGETSLPSYISNNRDSKVVQSDGKLSLSKVTSSLGRKGVEIPVTSGGASSTSGICGSAAEQKLNLLSPKDEPLSTYPLNTERPSNSADVSGQDGLPRSQETANQYEKTRESSTIRSRPTAISASKSVFCQKCKDSGHATEFCTIGTPQASGIDVSAVRSSREESHEGNKLKAAIQAALLRRPEINRKKKVFDQPDELSTSSTDMNNELASQDQFLVSNKPKNIMSTEGSHERQAVLGSSTSDSCKDSGHATEFCTIGTPQASGIDVSAVRSSREESHEGNKLKAAIQAALLRRPEINRKKKVFDQPDELSTSSTDMNNELASQDQFLVSNKPKNIMSTEGSHERQAVLGSSTSDSCKHAVVNNSKQSTLPPTGVFSSKVEDSDSAIISIGKHARELPSHTSTAMSSLLKTSAIPEYEYIWQGGFEVHKGGKLLDLCGGIQAHLSTCASPKVLEVVNKFPHKVPLHEVPRMSTWPSQFIENGAKEDNIALYFFAKDVESYERNYKSLLDSMIKHDLALKGNLDGVELLIFPSNQLPEKSQRWNMLFFLWGVFRGKRVSCIDSSKKLNIPSLNVLPPDKDIPSAVMTLSENLRAPKRIDEESAACIRSGNMVLTSNVPDQMRVTVCRDSDNNLTSFEHTCLGYQESLEQQDGRRDYKSISKIGTSGAQLSQEMRHSSLSLKELSLPERLDAELKTPLQVTGKSGSNNGGKAQMHWDTSSDRDDRSSLKILPVDNREIGILGSVFEDKIQDRMNGVRDQVKLQRDFKEGDGFMDREMALEKDVTNHRKRPYLDLSEKAPQTSIGTSQKIPWNEVSNIFIDGESTGKRLKTGFSITCGHSGGSRGSNSRNDNFASQVVDPGSCSSVEEKTCDEACDEKVIPEDTGNSERYFFPLGSHRAKDFGIGDNTMPWKKHPLDEDNKIHDVFPNLELALGAETKPANKGMLPFLGGTVGKKNNQEKAPDKVIEVEDDGDSTSLSLSLSFPFPDKEQTVKPVSKTEQLLSDRPNLNTPLLLFGSGFGDK
- the LOC115960134 gene encoding uncharacterized protein LOC115960134 isoform X4 — encoded protein: MAGRRERTVGELCNATESIGKPEITPVLRGIYRMQGPVDEKDHDNMYMVSSEAETKFGNWSMSKKVHMRGESGTCNVCSAPCSSCMHLNRSLMGSKTEEFSDESCRVNVASQYSVNESGTLYSLKNRASDSLQHTTSETSNLLSVNSSHDSFSENADSKATLRSSVVSNALEDVEMLPNLTSGGTIAEDQLSSKPQFVLDQRVSSNMYEETKAVEGHDDNISSVSRANDANEAVCNHNRNINNSTASISSLGPEGSGKATYLNKSGSSEIPPSKDLDVGSSPPKVRRGRPVGGISEVSMKKYPKSEAETEKDSGDPPDEAMKSSDQDEHDDKSNEMVELTDMQEPPLQSVSGDESDESDIVEQDVKVCDICGDAGREDLLAICSRCSDGAEHTYCMREMLQKVPEGDWLCEECKFAEESENQKQGSEVEEKKMDKLGSCTLVSGKRCAENIEVAPAKRQALETGIGSPKPSSPSRIVTGSPKPLSPSRIVSGSPKPSSPSKIVSLPRDSSFKSIEKGKLKSAHQTSFGNHSGTDIPETARFPATGPRPQKVKGPLVKSNSFNTLSSKPKVKLGDEVIPPKQKGARDYNSLDMKEGPARMMGKSMSFRSANSGRMNATESKVKMLSSKSTHVQDVKGLKQAKERGTFERKHLSKLDRPLVSSTTSSTVSTPKLDQKLTSRGETSLPSYISNNRDSKVVQSDGKLSLSKVTSSLGRKGVEIPVTSGGASSTSGICGSAAEQKLNLLSPKDEPLSTYPLNTERPSNSADVSGQDGLPRSQETANQYEKTRESSTIRSRPTAISASKSVFCQKCKDSGHATEFCTIGTPQASGIDVSAVRSSREESHEGNKLKAAIQAAWLRRPEINRKKKVFDQPDELSTSSTDMNNELASQDQFLVSNKPKNIMSTEGSHERQAVLGSSTSDSCKDSGHATEFCTIGTPQASGIDVSAVRSSREESHEGNKLKAAIQAALLRRPEINRKKKVFDQPDELSTSSTDMNNELASQDQFLVSNKPKNIMSTEGSHERQAVLGSSTSDSCKDSGHATEFCTIGTPQASGIDVSAVRSSREESHEGNKLKAAIQAALLRRPEINRKKKVFDQPDELSTSSTDMNNELASQDQFLVSNKPKNIMSTEGSHERQAVLGSSTSDSCKHAVVNNSKQSTLPPTGVFSSKVEDSDSAIISIGKHARELPSHTSTAMSSLLKTSAIPEYEYIWQGGFEVHKGGKLLDLCGGIQAHLSTCASPKVLEVVNKFPHKVPLHEVPRMSTWPSQFIENGAKEDNIALYFFAKDVESYERNYKSLLDSMIKHDLALKGNLDGVELLIFPSNQLPEKSQRWNMLFFLWGVFRGKRVSCIDSSKKLNIPSLNVLPPDKDIPSAVMTLSENLRAPKRIDEESAACIRSGNMVLTSNVPDQMRVTVCRDSDNNLTSFEHTCLGYQESLEQQDGRRDYKSISKIGTSGAQLSQEMRHSSLSLKELSLPERLDAELKTPLQVTGKSGSNNGGKAQMHWDTSSDRDDRSSLKILPVDNREIGILGSVFEDKIQDRMNGVRDQVKLQRDFKEGDGFMDREMALEKDVTNHRKRPYLDLSEKAPQTSIGTSQKIPWNEVSNIFIDGESTGKRLKTGFSITCGHSGGSRGSNSRNDNFASQVVDPGSCSSVEEKTCDEACDEKVIPEDTGNSERYFFPLGSHRAKDFGIGDNTMPWKKHPLDEDNKIHDVFPNLELALGAETKPANKGMLPFLGGTVGKKNNQEKAPDKVIEVEDDGDSTSLSLSLSFPFPDKEQTVKPVSKTEQLLSDRPNLNTPLLLFGSGFGDK